The proteins below are encoded in one region of Saccopteryx leptura isolate mSacLep1 chromosome 1, mSacLep1_pri_phased_curated, whole genome shotgun sequence:
- the CTTN gene encoding src substrate cortactin isoform X2: MWKASAGHAVTIPQDDGGADDWETDPDFVNDVSEKEQRWGAKTVQGSGHQEHINIHKLRENVYQEHQTLKEKELETGPKASHGYGGKFGVEQDRMDKSAVGHEYQSKLSKHCSQVDSVRGFGGKFGVQVDRVDQSAVGFEYQGKTEKHASQKDYSSGFGGKYGVQADRVDKSAVGFDYQGKTEKHESQKDYSRGFGGKYGIDKDKVDKSAVGFEYQGKTEKHESQKDYVKGFGGKFGVQTDRQDKCALGWDHQEKLQLHDSQKDYSKGFGGKYGVQKDRMDKNASTFEDVAKVSSTYQKTVPVEAANSKTSNIRANFENLAKEKEQEDRRRAEAERAQRMAKERQEQEEARRQLDEQARAQQQSPPASPSPQPAQEGPPSSPIYEDAASFKAELSCRGPVSEPEPEPVYSREAADYREAGSQQGLAYAPEAVYEATEAPGHYQGEENTYDEYENDLGITAIALYDYQAAGDDEISFDPDDIITNIEMIDDGWWRGLCKGRYGLFPANYVELRQ, from the exons aTGTGGAAGGCTTCGGCAGGCCACGCCGTGACCATCCCCCAGGACGACGGCGGCGCCGACGACTGGGAGACCGACCCCGATTTTGTG AACGACGTCAGTGAGAAGGAGCAGCGATGGGGCGCCAAGACCGTGCAGGGCTCCGGGCACCAGGAGCACATCAA CATACACAAGCTGAGGGAGAACGTGTACCAGGAGCACCAGACCCTCAAGGAGAAGGAGCTGGAGACGGGCCCGAAAGCCTCGCACGGCTACGGAGGGAAGTTTGGCGTGGAGCAGGACCGGATGGACAAG TCCGCCGTCGGCCACGAGTATCAGTCGAAGCTCTCCAAGCACTGCTCGCAGGTGGACTCCGTGCGGGGCTTTGGAGGCAAGTTTGGTGTCCAGGTGGACAGGGTTGACCAG TCGGCTGTGGGCTTTGAGTACCAGGGGAAGACTGAGAAGCACGCCTCCCAGAAAG ACTACTCGAGTGGCTTCGGCGGCAAGTATGGTGTGCAGGCTGACCGTGTGGACAAGAGCGCAGTGGGCTTCGACTACCAGGGCAAGACGGAGAAACACGAGTCCCAGAAAG ATTACTCCAGAGGCTTCGGTGGCAAGTACGGCATCGACAAGGACAAGGTGGACAAAAGCGCTGTTGGCTTCGAGTATCAAGGCAAAACGGAGAAGCACGAGTCCCAGAAAG ACTACGTGAAAGGCTTCGGAGGGAAGTTTGGGGtgcagacggacagacaggacaAGTGCGCGCTGGGCTGGGACCACCAGGAGAAGCTCCAGCTGCACGACTCCCAGAAAG ACTACTCCAAAGGATTCGGCGGAAAGTACGGTGTGCAGAAGGACCGGATGGACAAG AATGCCTCCACCTTTGAGGATGTCGCCAAGGTGTCCTCCACTTATCAGAAGACGGTCCCTGTCGAAGCAG CCAACAGCAAGACCAGCAACATCAGAGCGAACTTTGAAAACCTGGCCAAGGAGAAGGAGCAAGAGGACCGGCGGCGGGCGGAAGCGGAGCGGGCGCAGAGGATGGCCAAGGagaggcaggagcaggaggaggcccGCAGGCAGCTGGAC GAACAAGCCAGGGCCCAGCAGCAGAGCCCGCCGGcgtccccctccccacagccggCGCAGGAGGGGCCGCCTTCCAGCCCCATCTATGAG GACGCGGCCTCATTCAAGGCCGAGCTGAGCTGCAGGGGCCCGGTGAGTgagcccgagcccgagcccgTGTACAGCAGGGAGGCCGCCGACTACCGCGAGGCTGGCAGCCAGCAGGGCCTGGCCTATGCCCCCGAGGCTGTCTACGAAGCCACGGAGGCCCCAGGCCACTATCAAGGAG AGGAGAACACCTACGACGAGTACGAGAATGACCTTGGGATCACAGCCATCGCCCTCTACGACTACCAGGCCG CGGGCGATGACGAGATCTCCTTCGACCCTGACGACATCATCACCAACATCGAGATGATCGATGACGGCTGGTGGCGCGGGCTGTGCAAGGGCAGGTACGGGCTCTTCCCGGCCAACTACGTGGAGCTGCGGCAGTAG
- the CTTN gene encoding src substrate cortactin isoform X1, with amino-acid sequence MWKASAGHAVTIPQDDGGADDWETDPDFVNDVSEKEQRWGAKTVQGSGHQEHINIHKLRENVYQEHQTLKEKELETGPKASHGYGGKFGVEQDRMDKSAVGHEYQSKLSKHCSQVDSVRGFGGKFGVQVDRVDQSAVGFEYQGKTEKHASQKDYSSGFGGKYGVQADRVDKSAVGFDYQGKTEKHESQKDYSRGFGGKYGIDKDKVDKSAVGFEYQGKTEKHESQKDYVKGFGGKFGVQTDRQDKCALGWDHQEKLQLHDSQKDYKTGFGGRFGVQSERQDSCAVGFDYKERLAKHESQQDYSKGFGGKYGVQKDRMDKNASTFEDVAKVSSTYQKTVPVEAANSKTSNIRANFENLAKEKEQEDRRRAEAERAQRMAKERQEQEEARRQLDEQARAQQQSPPASPSPQPAQEGPPSSPIYEDAASFKAELSCRGPVSEPEPEPVYSREAADYREAGSQQGLAYAPEAVYEATEAPGHYQGEENTYDEYENDLGITAIALYDYQAAGDDEISFDPDDIITNIEMIDDGWWRGLCKGRYGLFPANYVELRQ; translated from the exons aTGTGGAAGGCTTCGGCAGGCCACGCCGTGACCATCCCCCAGGACGACGGCGGCGCCGACGACTGGGAGACCGACCCCGATTTTGTG AACGACGTCAGTGAGAAGGAGCAGCGATGGGGCGCCAAGACCGTGCAGGGCTCCGGGCACCAGGAGCACATCAA CATACACAAGCTGAGGGAGAACGTGTACCAGGAGCACCAGACCCTCAAGGAGAAGGAGCTGGAGACGGGCCCGAAAGCCTCGCACGGCTACGGAGGGAAGTTTGGCGTGGAGCAGGACCGGATGGACAAG TCCGCCGTCGGCCACGAGTATCAGTCGAAGCTCTCCAAGCACTGCTCGCAGGTGGACTCCGTGCGGGGCTTTGGAGGCAAGTTTGGTGTCCAGGTGGACAGGGTTGACCAG TCGGCTGTGGGCTTTGAGTACCAGGGGAAGACTGAGAAGCACGCCTCCCAGAAAG ACTACTCGAGTGGCTTCGGCGGCAAGTATGGTGTGCAGGCTGACCGTGTGGACAAGAGCGCAGTGGGCTTCGACTACCAGGGCAAGACGGAGAAACACGAGTCCCAGAAAG ATTACTCCAGAGGCTTCGGTGGCAAGTACGGCATCGACAAGGACAAGGTGGACAAAAGCGCTGTTGGCTTCGAGTATCAAGGCAAAACGGAGAAGCACGAGTCCCAGAAAG ACTACGTGAAAGGCTTCGGAGGGAAGTTTGGGGtgcagacggacagacaggacaAGTGCGCGCTGGGCTGGGACCACCAGGAGAAGCTCCAGCTGCACGACTCCCAGAAAG ATTATAAGACTGGTTTCGGAGGCAGATTTGGTGTTCAATCCGAGAGGCAGGACTCCTGTGCTGTGGGGTTTGATTACAAGGAGAGACTGGCCAAGCACGAGTCCCAGCAAG ACTACTCCAAAGGATTCGGCGGAAAGTACGGTGTGCAGAAGGACCGGATGGACAAG AATGCCTCCACCTTTGAGGATGTCGCCAAGGTGTCCTCCACTTATCAGAAGACGGTCCCTGTCGAAGCAG CCAACAGCAAGACCAGCAACATCAGAGCGAACTTTGAAAACCTGGCCAAGGAGAAGGAGCAAGAGGACCGGCGGCGGGCGGAAGCGGAGCGGGCGCAGAGGATGGCCAAGGagaggcaggagcaggaggaggcccGCAGGCAGCTGGAC GAACAAGCCAGGGCCCAGCAGCAGAGCCCGCCGGcgtccccctccccacagccggCGCAGGAGGGGCCGCCTTCCAGCCCCATCTATGAG GACGCGGCCTCATTCAAGGCCGAGCTGAGCTGCAGGGGCCCGGTGAGTgagcccgagcccgagcccgTGTACAGCAGGGAGGCCGCCGACTACCGCGAGGCTGGCAGCCAGCAGGGCCTGGCCTATGCCCCCGAGGCTGTCTACGAAGCCACGGAGGCCCCAGGCCACTATCAAGGAG AGGAGAACACCTACGACGAGTACGAGAATGACCTTGGGATCACAGCCATCGCCCTCTACGACTACCAGGCCG CGGGCGATGACGAGATCTCCTTCGACCCTGACGACATCATCACCAACATCGAGATGATCGATGACGGCTGGTGGCGCGGGCTGTGCAAGGGCAGGTACGGGCTCTTCCCGGCCAACTACGTGGAGCTGCGGCAGTAG